A genomic window from Camelina sativa cultivar DH55 chromosome 2, Cs, whole genome shotgun sequence includes:
- the LOC104750837 gene encoding uncharacterized protein LOC104750837, whose amino-acid sequence MSGQGSERSRSMHFSPDTWMGSSQQFGPEEWGLQVRDVPVATPRYTPSSSTRYSEPESAYNPALGFSPIRQYATDPNQKMPRGGPVRGGGPNEPNVPETKQTLKMILDLLNHMFQQQQNQGSQPAETSSDHFLKREFEQKYFPPELRDRLENQFLRLEQGERSVRAYGRVFTRLWRYLYQGNDDELAMARRFFNGLRPDIKGRLHAVTYRSVTEVEERAVSVEEAIETEKEIMVQEKQKEPVQLTKAVNFRKVNQVAGRNWGAGHGKVNMTVNQGGRAVNNMDPRGCYVCGQLRHFARACPTIVETKNSSLSSVTCFYCGVMGHYATSCPSKPSKLNAQTVNRAQPVQQVKEPPAKKQATPANVFALRVEPPKPPKPAKGPIIGLIGFVTPGVADKFGDLCEKEEVNINVYTAGNQPPLKTRRWFKEVSIVLQDTNLLVNPLVMPLERFDAILGMIWLSEHQVHIDCSRSRVIFENGGGTPLIFNGISPSKTAYFASAVRIGRSFDEESVYLVTLTAMGGDDKEGMGVEDIVIVKNYEDVFKPLEGLPPPRSHPFTINLEPGATPIAKPPYRMTPAELAELKTQLEDLLEKGFIRPSSSPWGAPVLFVKKKDGSMRLCIDYRGINNITIKDKYSLPRSDELLDQLKGASWFSKTDLASGYHQISIAEQDVMKTAFQTRYGHHEFVVMPFGLTNAPAEFMRAEEHAKHLRKVLERLREMKLFAKFSKCKFWQREIGFLGHQVLEQGVSADPEKIATIQEWPKPTSVSEVRSFLGLAGYYRKFVKGFSSIAKPLTRLIGKGVPFI is encoded by the exons ATGTCTGGTCAAGGATCCGAAAGGTCTAGATCGATGCACTTTTCGCCGGACACATGGATGGGTTCAAGTCAACAGTTTGGTCCAGAGGAATGGGGTCTGCAAGTTAGAGATGTACCTGTCGCGACGCCGAGGTACACGCCATCGAGTTCTACTCGGTACAGTGAGCCTGAGAGTGCATACAACCCGGCACTAGGATTTTCACCGATCAGGCAATATGCTACCGATCCGAACCAAAAGATGCCAAGAGGAGGCCCAGTCCGTGGAGGAGGCCCGAATGAGCCGAATGTACCAGAGACCAAGCAAACGCTTAAAATGATTCTAGATCTTTTAAACCACATGTTTCAGCAGCAGCAAAACCAAGGAAGTCAACCAGCAGAAACTTCATCAGACCACTTTCTAAA GAGAGAGTTCGAGCAGAAGTACTTTCCACCAGAATTGCGTGACCGACTAGAGAATCAGTTCTTGCGACTGGAACAAGGTGAGAGGAGTGTTCGAGCCTATGGGAGAGTTTTCACCAGACTTTGGAGATATTTGTACCAGGGTAATGACGATGAGCTAGCCATGGCCCGGAGATTCTTTAACGGACTCAGGCCAGATATAAAGGGAAGGTTACACGCTGTGACATACCGAAGTGTCACAGAAGTGGAGGAGAGAGCGGTGAGTGTTGAGGAGGCCATCGAGACGGAGAAAGAAATTATGGTTCAAGAGAAACAGAAGGAACCAGTGCAGTTGACTAAAGCTGTGAATTTCCGGAAGGTGAATCAAGTAGCAGGACGAAATTGGGGTGCAGGTCATGGTAAAGTCAATATGACTGTTAACCAAGGAGGTCGTGCAGTGAATAACATGGATCCTAGAGGATGCTATGTGTGTGGTCAACTTAGGCATTTTGCTCGAGCTTGTCCAACCATTGTGGAAACTAAGAATAGTAGTCTCTCGTCTGTCACATGTTTCTACTGTGGCGTGATGGGACACTATGCGACCTCATGTCCGTCGAAGCCGTCCAAACTGAACGCCCAAACTGTGAACCGTGCCCAGCCAGTGCAGCAAGTGAAGGAACCCCCAGCAAAGAAGCAAGCAACCCCagcaaatgtttttgctttaaGAGTAGAGCCACCCAAACCTCCAAAGCCCGCGAAAGGCCCTATAATAGGTTTGATTGG TTTTGTGACTCCCGGAGTGGCTGACAAGTTTGGAGACTTGTGTGagaaggaagaagtgaacatcAACGTCTACACCGCTGGTAATCAACCGCCCTTGAAGACGAGAAGATGGTTCAAGGAAGTGTCGATAGTCTTGCAGGATACAAACCTCCTGGTGAATCCTCTAGTGATGCCGTTGGAGAGGTTCGATGCTATTTTAGGAATGATTTGGTTGTCAGAGCACCAAGTCCATATAGACTGCAGCAGGAGCAGagttatatttgaaaatggagGAGGGACACCTCTAATTTTCAACGGAATTAGCCCGAGTAAGACGGCGTACTTCGCATCAGCAGTAAGGATTGGAAGATCGTTTGATGAAGAAAGTGTGTATCTGGTCACTCTTACCGCCATGGGAGGAGATGACAAGGAAGGCATGGGAGTTGAGGACATTGTCATAGTCAAGAACTATGAGGACGTATTCAAGCCGTTAGAAGGATTGCCTCCACCAAGAAGCCATCCTTTCACCATAAATCTTGAGCCCGGAGCTACCCCAATTGCCAAGCCACCGTATCGCATGACACCAGCCGAGTTGGCTGAACTCAAGACTcagttagaggatttgttggAGAAGGGTTTTATTCGACCGAGTTCATCGCCATGGGGAGCGCCAGTGctatttgtcaagaagaaggacggaagCATGcgtttgtgtattgattaccgaggaatcaataacataaccattaAGGACAAATATTCGTTGCCACGGAGTGATGAACTGTTAGATCAACTCAAAGGAGCAAGTTGGTTTTCGAAGACTGATTTAGCCTCCGGCTATCATCAAATCTCAATTGCGGAACAAGATGTAATGAAGACTGCCTTTCAAACAAGATATGGCCACCACGAGttcgtggtgatgccgtttggacTTACCAACGCGCCAGCAGAGTTCATGCG TGCAGAGGAGCACGCGAAGCATTTGAGGAAAGTGTTGGAGAGACTAAGGGAGATGAAGCTGTTCGCCAAGTTCAGCAAGTGTAAGTTCTGGCAAAGGGAGATTGGATTTTTAGGACACCAAGTTTTGGAACAAGGCGTGTCCGCCGACCCAGAGAAGATTGCCACAATTCAGGAATGGCCGAAACCAACGTCAGTGTCAGAAGTTAGAAGCTTCCTAGGCCTTGCAGGCTATTACCGGAAGTTTGTGAAGGGATTTTCATCCATTGCAAAACCTTTGACGCGACTCATTGGTAAAGGGGTACCTTTTATCTAG